In Rhodamnia argentea isolate NSW1041297 chromosome 4, ASM2092103v1, whole genome shotgun sequence, the following proteins share a genomic window:
- the LOC125314808 gene encoding F-box/FBD/LRR-repeat protein At5g56420-like yields the protein MVSSRQIAELMDGRPPVQKAQCQLFTDKEGCSMPMAHRRRSRLSKFLGAFCAGVCCAAKKCPSTNLNEEQDVRSSTQMCDLPDDILWHILSFLQPKDVVRTSVLSKKWEHLSSNNPRLHISQLNFRDQVHFVNFVDKALLLHDFPVKVFSLFCKRRSVSDTSLIDAWITAVVKRKVEVLHLCINEGLLEYVLPSCVFNSETLIEFCLSMPYELRLPSLVCLNNLKVLTLACVDFGSDSSVEKHLSCCSLEELFLNRCKWRRLKVIQISAPKLLNVRIFEHPLYEGLESTLHLVVRGARIKSFIYRGRFIDYYTISSSSSLVAAQIDLPLFGWPHPRHRHRCAYHEHKLLKDLSCVKRLSLFNPVELIYKRPDLLTSLTLFRHLNELVLETSRPVLLLEFGFIGAILHKSPCLSYLEFTWGICVRSGTVDSNFGPVPQCLQSSLKVIKICNFVADDRALKAIRILLKMAGVLEKLFIHPLRTKQLPGNLLQLLNELPRTSDQCEFLLGV from the exons ATGGTTTCTTCACGACAGATTGCGGAACTCATGGACGGGAGGCCTCCGGTTCAAAAAGCTCAATGCCAACTTTTTACGGATAAGGAGGGTTGCTCAATGCCCATGGCACACCGTCGACGTTCTCGCTTGTccaagttccttggcgcattctGCGCTGGGGTTTGTTGTGCCGCCAAGAAATGCCCAAGCACGAACTTGAATGAAGAGCAAGATGTTCGCAGCTCCACACAGATGTGTGATCTGCCCGATGACATTCTTTGGCACATCCTAAGCTTTCTCCAACCGAAAGATGTGGTGAGAACGAGCGTGCTGTCAAAAAAGTGGGAGCACTTGTCTAGTAACAATCCTAGGCTCCATATCTCCCAACTCAATTTCCGAGATCAGGTGCATTTCGTGAACTTTGTGGACAAAGCATTGTTACTTCACGACTTTCCCGTGAAAGTGTTTTCTCTCTTCTGCAAAAGAAGAAGTGTTTCTGATACATCTCTCATCGATGCTTGGATTACAGCGGTGGTAAAGCGCAAAGTTGAGGTGCTCCATCTGTGTATAAATGAAGGATTGCTCGAATATGTGCTACCTAGTTGTGTCTTTAACTCTGAAACACTGATTGAGTTCTGTCTATCTATGCCTTATGAACTGAGACTCCCTTCCTTAGTTTGTCTAAATAATCTCAAGGTCTTAACGCTTGCGTGCGTTGATTTCGGGAGTGACAGTTCAGTAGAGAAGCATCTGTCGTGCTGTTCTCTTGAGGAGTTGTTTCTAAACAGATGCAAGTGGAGGAGACTCAAGGTTATTCAAATTTCTGCTCCCAAGCTTTTGAACGTGCGCATATTTGAGCATCCCCTTTATGAGGGTTTGGAAAGTACCCTCCATTTAGTGGTCCGTGGAGCTCGTATCAAGTCCTTCATTTATAGGGGGCGATTTATCGATTACTATACAATATCGAGTTCGTCCTCTCTAGTTGCTGCTCAGATTGATCTCCCTTTGTTTGGATGGCCTCATcctcgtcatcgtcatcgttgTGCTTACCATGAACATAAGCTCTTAAAGGATCTTTCGTGCGTGAAACGCCTGTCTTTATTTAACCCTGTCGAG CTTATATACAAGAGACCGGATCTTCTCACCTCTCTCACCCTCTTCCGTCACCTCAATGAGCTAGTATTGGAGACGTCTCGTCCTGTTTTGCTCTTAGAATTTGGATTCATTGGTGCGATTCTCCACAAGAGTCCTTGTTTGAGTTATCTCGAATTCACTTGG GGCATTTGTGTGCGTTCCGGAACAGTCGATTCAAACTTCGGCCCTGTGCCTCAGTGTCTCCAATCGTCGCTTAAGGTGATCAAAATTTGTAACTTTGTAGCGGATGATAGGGCACTCAAAGCCATAAGGATTCTACTCAAGATGGCTggagttttagaaaaattattcataCATCCTCTACGGACAAAGCAACTGCCAGGGAACTTGCTGCAACTTCTAAATGAGCTCCCCAGGACTTCCGACCAATGTGAATTTTTGTTAGGTGTGTGA